The Desulfitobacterium chlororespirans DSM 11544 sequence ACGTAAACATCCCTTTGATTGCCGATCGGTCCATAATAATTAAACCCGTAGCTAAGCTGGGCGTAACCGCCAATGCACTGGGTCGGCTTAATATGAATCCGGGTTGGGCTGTTATGGGTGCCGCCCCTTTCCCCGGTGATAGTCGAGCCGGGCATATTGATGTGCTTATCCTGAGCATGGGTCATAAAAGTGGTCCCCCGGGGCAAGCGGTGAGTGAGCACAGCCCGCGCCACCACTACCCCATTGCGGTTATACAGCTCAACCCAGTCATTGTCCCCGATATCCGCCTCCTGAGCATCCTGATGATTCAGCCAGATATGAGGCCCGCCCCGGAAAAGGGTGAGCATATGAATGTTATCCTGATAGGTGCTGTGAATGTTCCATTTGCCATGGGGAGTCAGATAGCGCAGTACGATTTCCTTCTCCTTCCTGCTGGGCTGCTGATCACGGTCGGCCAGAACCAGCAGTTGCAGAGTAGGTTTAAAGATCGGCAGCCCTTCCCCGTATTCCAGAATAACCTCATGGTCCAGGTAAAATTGCTGCCTGCCGGTCAAGGTACGAAAAGCAACCAGTCTTTCAATGTTGGTCGTGAAAGGGGAATAGCGGCGGTTCCCTTTGTTGGAGCCGGTGAAAACCGGGGTTGGTATCACCTGCCGGGGCTGGGCCGTAATCCCGTCGAAGGTCAAACGCTCCCCGGCCCGCTCTTCAGCGATATCCTTTAAAAGCAAGCCGGTTTTCCCTTCCTCGGCTTCCCATGCCTTCATTGCTACCTTGCCGTTGGTTGCACTGGAGAGGGTCAGCATCGCTTCAGCCGCTTGACGGGCTGTTTCCAGCTTTGGTCTTCCTGCGGCCAATCCTGCTTCCACCGTGCCGTTGATGGCTTTCAGCTGATGATACTGATCGGCCACAGAAAAGGAAATTCCGTGAGCGCCAACCGGGTTCTTTTCCAGCAAAGGTCCCAGCGAGCTGTATTTTTCATGAATCAGGCCGTAATCCCTTTCCACCGGAACCAGCTTGGGCATGGTTTTACCCGGAACTGGCGCAACTTCCCCCTTGCTCCATTCCCGCACCCGGCCGAAGGGCTGGGCGATCTCATCCACGGAGTCATGCATTAACGGCACCGCCACCAGATCCTGATGGACTCCCGGAAAATACTTAGCGGCCATATCCGAGAATACTTCAGCCATACCGCGAAAGATATTCCAGTCGGTTTTGGCCTCCCAGGGCGGGTCGATGGCTGGGTTAAAGGGATGAACAAACGGGTGCATGTCAGTGCTGCTGAGATCGTGCTTTTCATACCAGGTAGCTGCCGGCAGCAAAATATCCGAATGAAGCGCCGTTCCGGTCATGCGGAATTCGAGATTAATCAGCAGATCCAGCTTCCCTTCCGCTGCCTCCTGCCACACCATCTTTTCCGGTTTGAAACTGATATTCTCTTCAGCCAGCAAACCATGGGAAGCACCTAACAAATGTTTCATAAAATACTCATGACCCTTCCCCGAGCTGGACAACAAATTGGAACGCCAAACCCAAAGGGTGCGGGGGAAATTCCGGGGGTCATCTGGGTTCTCTGCTGCAAAACGGATCGTTTTTTCTTGCAGGGAGCTGACCACATAGTCAGCCACTTCCTGAGGCGAAACTGCCCCCGCAGCCCGGGCCATATCCGCTATCTGCAAATTGTTGACATTAAATTGGGGATAAGAAGGCAGCCAACCCAGCTGGGCAGCCAACACATTGTAATCGGCCGGATGCTCATAGCGGGGCTTCCCAACCGTAGCGGCAGTCAACTGGGACATAGGCAGCTCTTCATAGCGCCACTGGTCGGTAGCAAAATAATAAAAGGAGGTGGCATTTTGCAAGCGCGGCGGAGCCGACCAATCCCGAGCGAAAGCGATCGCATTCCAGCCTTCAATCGGGCGGCATTTTTCCTGCCCCACATAATGGGCCCAGCCGCCGCCGTTTACGCCTTGACAACCGGTCAACAGCACCAGGTTAAGGATAGCCCGGTAAATGGTATCGCTGTTAAACCAGTGGTTTGCCCCTGCGCCCATAATAATCATGGAGCGGCCCTGAGTCTGCTCCGCGTTCTCCGCAAACTCCCGAGCAATCTGAATCACCTGTTCCCGTGGCACTCCCGTAATTTGCTCCTGCCAAGCTGGGGTATAAGATTCCTGATCGTCGTAATCCTGAGGATAGCCTCCGGTTAACCCCTCTCTGCTCACGCCATAATGAGCCAGCATTAAATCGTATACCGTGGTTACATAAAACTCCTTATCCCCTTTACGGATTCTTCGAACCGGCAGCTCACGCTTTTTGACCCCTTTGCTCCGGTTGTCAAAATAGGGGAGGGCAACCATTACTCTCTCGTCAGCCTGTTCCGCCAAAGATAATAGGGGCTCCAGCGACTGTCCATGAACATCCTCTTGCTTAAGATTCCATTTAAGATGATCACCCCAGCGTGTGCCGATAGAACCGTTCGGTACGGTCATTTCTCCGGTAACTTCGTTGCAGACTACGGTCTGCCATTCCGGATTAACTATATCCCATCCCAGATCACTGGCCAGAAGAAAACGTCCGGTCACATAGCAATCCCCCCATTGGTTCAGGGTGACCAGAAAAGGCAAATCGGTAAACCTTTTCGCATACTCTACGAAGTAGGGTGAGGATTTATCCACATAAAACTCTTTGAGGATCACATGAGTCATGGCCTGAGCCAACGCGCCGTCTGAGCCGGGCTTGACCGCCATCCACGAATCGGCGAACTTGACATTTTCGGCATAGTCAGGACTGACAGCCACCACCTTGGTGCCCTTATAGCGCACCTCTGTCATAAAATGCGCATCCGGAGTGCGGGTCAAGGGTACGTTGGATCCCCACATAATAAGATACCCCGAATTGTACCAATCGCTGCTTTCCGGAACATCTGTCTGCTCCCCCCAGATTTGGGGGGAAGCCGGCGGCAGATCGGCATACCAGTCATAGAAGCTGAGCATTGGCCCGCCCACCAGGGAGATAAAACGCGCCCCGGCCGCATAGCTGACCATGGACATGGCCGGAATGGGGGTGAAGCCGGCGATCCGGTCCGGTCCGTAGGTTTTAATCGTATAAAGCATTTGGGCCGCGATCAGCCGGTAGACTTCACTCCAGGTGCAGCGCAGAAACCCTCCTTTGCCCCGGGCCTTTTTGTACTGCCCTGCTTTTTCCGGATCTTCGACGATGCTCTGCCAGGCTTCCAGGGGATTCTCATGAAGTTTTAGGGCTTCCCGCCAAAGCTCCAGCAGGATGCGGCGGATATAAGGGAAGCGGACCCGCAAAGGGCTGTACACGTACCAGGAATAGCTGGCGCCGCGGGGACAGCCCCGGGGTTCAAACTCCGGCATGTCGGGATCAGTGCCCGGATAATCCCGCTGCTGATGCTCCCAGGTAATCAAACCGTTTTTGACAAAGACTTTCCAGCTGCAGGACCCGGTACAGTTGACTCCATGGGTGGTCCGCACCACTTTATCATGCTGCCAGCGCTGCCGGTATAAATCTTCCCAGTCTCTATCCTTTACAGCGGAGCTGCTCCAGCCGTCTGCGTACTTTTCCGTTGCCTGCTGAAAGAAACGCATTTTTTTCCATAGTTTCATGCCGTTAACTCCCTTTGTTTACACTGAATTTTTAGCCAGGCCGGGTTCCGGCAGCGAACTAAGCTTTGACCGGGATTTGCGCAGAACAAAAACCAGTAACGCCGCGGCCAGGAATGTGGCGGCCAGCCACCAGAAACCGTATGAGTATGAGCCCGTGAGTCCTTTCACATTGCCCAGTATATTAGGCAGAATAAAGCCGCCGACACCGCCGGCCGCGCCGACAAAGCCGGTCATGATTCCAACTTCCTTAGGGAACTCCGTAGGGATAACCTGAAACAACGCGCCATTCCCTATACCAAAAAACAGCATTGTCAGGAACAGCACTCCCAAAGCGACATAAGCCGAAGACGGGAGAGTTCCTGCCAGCAACAGCAGCATGCTCAATACCAGATATAATCCTATCAACATTTTCATTCCACCCAAGCGGTCTCCCAAGTAGCCGCCGATCGGGCGTATAAAGCTGCCCGCGAAAACAATCAGGGTAACAAAATCGCCCGCCGTTACTTTGCTCAATTGATACTGATCGACAAAAAACAAAGACAAATAGCTTGTCATGCCCACAAAGCCCCCAAAGGTCAAGCTGTAAAAGAAGCTGTATAGCCAGGTCTCCTTGTGTTTGACGATTTGCAGATAGGCACTGACTCCCTGCGGCTTGGGAGCGTTAGGATTATCTTTGGCCAAGAAGATAAAAACTGCCAAAGCAACTGTCAGCGGGATCAGAGCAAGGCCGAAGACGCCATGCCAGCCCACCTGTTCAGCCAAACGCGGAGCAAAAAGAGTCGCCAGCACGGTTCCGCTGTTGCCGGCTCCGGCAATTCCCATAGCCAGCCCCTGATGCTCCGGCGGATACCAGCGGCTGGCCAGAGGCAACGCCACCGCAAAGCTGGCTCCGCTCACTCCCAGAAGCAGACCTAAGGCATATATCTCTCCGATCCCGTTGCCGAAGAGATATCCCCACAATAAGGGCACCATAGTGACCAGCATTCCGATAATGCCAATCCTTTTCCCGCCGAAACGGTCCGCCAAAAGACCCATCGGAATCCGCAGAAACGCCCCACCCAGAACCGGCAGTCCTACCATCAACCCTTTTTGTGCATCGGTCATTTGGAATTCGCCCACAACAAAAGTCGAAGTAACCCCTAACAGAACCCAAATCATAAAACTGATATCGAAATAAAAAAATGAGGCAATTAAGGTTCCTAAATGGCCGCTTTTCAGAAAGCCCTTACCAGAAGCCATGTTATCACTCCCATTGTTCTAAAATCAGATTGCCTTTAACATTTGATTTCGGCATTTCTCCGGTCATAGTAATACCAATTGATGCCCAGGCTGACGACATAAAAGGCTACAAAAGCCAGCATTGCGCCGTTTGGCGAAGCCGTTGCCTGGAGCGACCAACTAAAGGCCTTAGGAATAAAATAGGCGGCATAAGCGGCAATCGCCGAGGTGATACCCAGAACAGCGGATGCCTCCTTGGGCGGAAAGATCACTGGAATCATCCGGAAGGTAGAGCCGTTGGCGATTCCGGCCGTAATAAAGAGCAGCATAAACATCGTGAAAAATCCAACAAATGAGTTCATTC is a genomic window containing:
- a CDS encoding nitrate reductase subunit alpha encodes the protein MKLWKKMRFFQQATEKYADGWSSSAVKDRDWEDLYRQRWQHDKVVRTTHGVNCTGSCSWKVFVKNGLITWEHQQRDYPGTDPDMPEFEPRGCPRGASYSWYVYSPLRVRFPYIRRILLELWREALKLHENPLEAWQSIVEDPEKAGQYKKARGKGGFLRCTWSEVYRLIAAQMLYTIKTYGPDRIAGFTPIPAMSMVSYAAGARFISLVGGPMLSFYDWYADLPPASPQIWGEQTDVPESSDWYNSGYLIMWGSNVPLTRTPDAHFMTEVRYKGTKVVAVSPDYAENVKFADSWMAVKPGSDGALAQAMTHVILKEFYVDKSSPYFVEYAKRFTDLPFLVTLNQWGDCYVTGRFLLASDLGWDIVNPEWQTVVCNEVTGEMTVPNGSIGTRWGDHLKWNLKQEDVHGQSLEPLLSLAEQADERVMVALPYFDNRSKGVKKRELPVRRIRKGDKEFYVTTVYDLMLAHYGVSREGLTGGYPQDYDDQESYTPAWQEQITGVPREQVIQIAREFAENAEQTQGRSMIIMGAGANHWFNSDTIYRAILNLVLLTGCQGVNGGGWAHYVGQEKCRPIEGWNAIAFARDWSAPPRLQNATSFYYFATDQWRYEELPMSQLTAATVGKPRYEHPADYNVLAAQLGWLPSYPQFNVNNLQIADMARAAGAVSPQEVADYVVSSLQEKTIRFAAENPDDPRNFPRTLWVWRSNLLSSSGKGHEYFMKHLLGASHGLLAEENISFKPEKMVWQEAAEGKLDLLINLEFRMTGTALHSDILLPAATWYEKHDLSSTDMHPFVHPFNPAIDPPWEAKTDWNIFRGMAEVFSDMAAKYFPGVHQDLVAVPLMHDSVDEIAQPFGRVREWSKGEVAPVPGKTMPKLVPVERDYGLIHEKYSSLGPLLEKNPVGAHGISFSVADQYHQLKAINGTVEAGLAAGRPKLETARQAAEAMLTLSSATNGKVAMKAWEAEEGKTGLLLKDIAEERAGERLTFDGITAQPRQVIPTPVFTGSNKGNRRYSPFTTNIERLVAFRTLTGRQQFYLDHEVILEYGEGLPIFKPTLQLLVLADRDQQPSRKEKEIVLRYLTPHGKWNIHSTYQDNIHMLTLFRGGPHIWLNHQDAQEADIGDNDWVELYNRNGVVVARAVLTHRLPRGTTFMTHAQDKHINMPGSTITGERGGTHNSPTRIHIKPTQCIGGYAQLSYGFNYYGPIGNQRDVYVSIRKLNEVNWLED
- a CDS encoding nitrate/nitrite transporter, with product MASGKGFLKSGHLGTLIASFFYFDISFMIWVLLGVTSTFVVGEFQMTDAQKGLMVGLPVLGGAFLRIPMGLLADRFGGKRIGIIGMLVTMVPLLWGYLFGNGIGEIYALGLLLGVSGASFAVALPLASRWYPPEHQGLAMGIAGAGNSGTVLATLFAPRLAEQVGWHGVFGLALIPLTVALAVFIFLAKDNPNAPKPQGVSAYLQIVKHKETWLYSFFYSLTFGGFVGMTSYLSLFFVDQYQLSKVTAGDFVTLIVFAGSFIRPIGGYLGDRLGGMKMLIGLYLVLSMLLLLAGTLPSSAYVALGVLFLTMLFFGIGNGALFQVIPTEFPKEVGIMTGFVGAAGGVGGFILPNILGNVKGLTGSYSYGFWWLAATFLAAALLVFVLRKSRSKLSSLPEPGLAKNSV